Proteins encoded together in one Corallococcus caeni window:
- a CDS encoding HAD-IIB family hydrolase: MTTVRAKVAEPRPLRQADLSGVQGVFTDVDGTLTTGHKLRSQTVRALEQLSASGLRVVLVSGRPAGWGEAWARQLPVDGVVVENGGLFFLKDVRGKLRKVYLEPPAQRVANRQRLEKEVQRVLAQVPGARLSVDSRYTEVDLAVDYNEEARLGDAGASRIESLLQARGVTAVRSSVHVNCWLGRFDKLSASRRFARVAWGEKLEPADGRYVYAGDSFNDAPMFQAFKLGVGVANVRAVLDRIDAPPAFITRAPEGRGFEELARALLARRRTVRSRGVST; this comes from the coding sequence GTGACGACCGTCAGAGCGAAGGTCGCGGAGCCGCGCCCCCTGCGGCAGGCGGACCTGTCCGGCGTGCAGGGCGTCTTCACCGATGTGGACGGCACGCTGACGACGGGCCACAAGCTGCGCAGCCAGACGGTGCGCGCCCTGGAGCAGCTGTCCGCGTCCGGCCTGCGCGTGGTGCTGGTGAGCGGCCGGCCGGCGGGCTGGGGCGAGGCGTGGGCCCGGCAGCTCCCCGTGGACGGCGTCGTCGTTGAGAACGGCGGGCTGTTCTTCCTCAAGGACGTCAGGGGGAAGCTGCGCAAGGTGTACCTGGAGCCGCCGGCCCAGCGGGTGGCGAACCGCCAGCGCCTGGAGAAGGAGGTCCAGCGCGTGCTCGCCCAGGTGCCCGGCGCGCGCCTGTCCGTGGACAGCCGCTACACGGAAGTGGACCTCGCCGTGGATTACAACGAGGAGGCCCGGCTGGGCGACGCGGGCGCGTCCCGCATCGAGTCGCTGCTCCAGGCGCGGGGCGTGACGGCGGTGCGTTCGTCCGTCCACGTCAACTGCTGGCTGGGCCGCTTCGACAAGCTCTCCGCGTCGCGGCGTTTCGCCAGGGTGGCGTGGGGCGAGAAGCTGGAGCCCGCGGACGGCCGGTACGTCTATGCGGGGGATTCTTTCAACGACGCTCCGATGTTCCAGGCGTTCAAGCTGGGCGTGGGCGTGGCCAACGTGCGCGCGGTGCTGGACCGCATCGATGCGCCGCCGGCCTTCATCACCCGGGCGCCCGAGGGGCGGGGCTTCGAGGAGCTGGCGCGTGCCCTCCTCGCCCGCCGCCGGACGGTCCGCAGTCGAGGAGTTTCAACGTGA
- a CDS encoding type II CAAX endopeptidase family protein, which produces MDEASPSSDPRPAEAPAPLSPPHPVLAAALAFGLFVTLGALTQLLNPAFGVWFTEVFLFLGLAWIMLRRSGYRPAAYVGLTPFLGPAALFGFLLGVANFFAVVVPVQFLAQRVAPAWLRELFDASRLFEGQTPVELALLLGGVSVAAPLCEEIFFRGLFQRALTPPAPASPWRALIITSVVFSAFHLDPVGFLARAELGLLFGWLFLRTGSLWPGIAAHAANNIVSSVLFLVATHSGLAKDATTDDVTDWRAVLGLALVGWTALLGLRAASRHFPSVWGRGTLPDDEAVRATKPVPLFAVQLLPWVTVATLSLVALGLLDGRGVSLSVYDVQHPVEPLGKDADPALQAERKALRQLRDAARRGEVPMEAYEEERLRQSEAHGPGKGKPRR; this is translated from the coding sequence GTGGACGAAGCCTCCCCTTCCAGCGACCCGCGGCCGGCGGAGGCCCCCGCGCCGCTGTCGCCGCCCCACCCCGTGCTCGCCGCGGCCCTGGCCTTCGGCCTCTTCGTGACGCTGGGGGCGCTGACCCAGCTGCTCAACCCCGCCTTCGGCGTGTGGTTCACGGAGGTGTTCCTCTTCCTGGGCCTCGCGTGGATCATGCTGCGCCGCTCGGGGTACCGGCCCGCCGCGTACGTGGGCCTCACGCCCTTCCTGGGCCCTGCCGCGCTGTTCGGCTTCCTGCTGGGCGTGGCCAACTTCTTCGCCGTGGTGGTGCCCGTGCAGTTCCTCGCGCAGCGGGTGGCCCCCGCGTGGCTGCGCGAGCTGTTCGACGCCTCGCGCCTCTTCGAGGGCCAGACGCCGGTGGAGCTGGCGCTGCTGCTGGGCGGTGTGTCCGTGGCCGCGCCGCTGTGCGAGGAGATCTTCTTCCGGGGCCTCTTCCAGCGGGCCCTGACGCCGCCCGCCCCGGCCTCGCCGTGGCGAGCGCTGATCATCACGTCGGTCGTGTTCAGCGCGTTCCACCTGGATCCGGTGGGCTTCCTCGCGCGGGCGGAGCTGGGGCTGCTGTTCGGCTGGCTCTTCCTGCGCACCGGCTCGCTGTGGCCGGGCATCGCGGCGCACGCGGCCAACAACATCGTGTCGTCGGTGCTGTTCCTCGTCGCCACGCACTCGGGGCTCGCGAAGGACGCGACGACGGATGACGTGACGGACTGGCGCGCCGTGCTGGGGCTGGCGCTGGTGGGATGGACGGCGCTGCTGGGCCTGCGCGCCGCGTCCCGGCACTTCCCCTCGGTCTGGGGACGCGGAACCCTGCCCGATGACGAGGCGGTGCGCGCCACGAAGCCCGTGCCCCTCTTCGCCGTGCAGCTGCTGCCCTGGGTGACGGTGGCCACGCTGTCCCTGGTGGCCCTGGGGCTCCTGGATGGGCGCGGCGTGTCCCTGAGCGTCTACGACGTCCAGCACCCGGTGGAGCCGCTGGGCAAGGACGCGGATCCGGCGCTCCAGGCCGAGCGCAAGGCCCTGCGACAGCTTCGCGACGCCGCGCGCCGGGGCGAGGTGCCCATGGAGGCCTACGAGGAGGAGCGGCTCCGGCAGTCGGAGGCACATGGCCCCGGCAAGGGCAAGCCCCGGCGCTGA
- a CDS encoding magnesium transporter CorA family protein, which yields MIQVCLWEDGRAVSGGEELLDRPGPKWIDVLEPDAEVMGRLAERFQLHRLAVEDCLHLDQRPKLEEYPHHQFIVMQGFSCGSDVTELTLHEQHFFLAQDWLISVHALKLPSHEAVVRRVRDDPAGTLGRGVDVILYLLTDALVDAQFPIMDDFSDRLDDLEDAIFAQPEPEQLQRIFQLKRALVTLRRVLSPQRDVVGMLSRRGIPQIQEKTTLYFRDVYDHLVRLYEQIDSSRDVVGNVMDGYLSMVANRTNDISKQLTIFATLFLPLSFIVGFFGQNFEQLTHPGWYAAMWVTMVGFPVGLVGWFKYKKWI from the coding sequence ATGATCCAGGTCTGTCTGTGGGAGGACGGCAGGGCTGTCTCGGGGGGTGAGGAGCTGCTCGACCGGCCAGGGCCCAAGTGGATCGACGTCCTGGAGCCGGACGCGGAGGTGATGGGCCGGCTGGCCGAGCGCTTCCAGCTGCACCGCCTGGCGGTGGAGGACTGCCTGCACCTGGACCAGCGGCCCAAGCTGGAGGAGTACCCGCACCACCAGTTCATCGTGATGCAGGGCTTCAGCTGCGGGTCGGACGTCACGGAGCTCACGCTGCACGAGCAGCACTTCTTCCTCGCGCAGGACTGGCTCATCAGCGTGCACGCGCTGAAGCTGCCCAGCCATGAGGCCGTCGTTCGGCGCGTGCGGGACGACCCCGCCGGCACGCTGGGCCGGGGCGTGGACGTCATCCTCTACCTGCTCACGGACGCGCTCGTGGACGCGCAGTTCCCCATCATGGACGACTTCAGCGACCGGCTGGACGACCTGGAGGACGCCATCTTCGCCCAGCCGGAGCCAGAGCAGCTCCAGCGCATCTTCCAGCTCAAGCGCGCGCTGGTGACGCTGCGCCGCGTGCTGTCCCCGCAGCGGGACGTGGTGGGCATGCTGTCGCGCCGGGGCATCCCGCAGATTCAGGAGAAGACGACGCTGTACTTCCGCGACGTCTACGACCACCTCGTCCGGCTGTACGAACAGATCGACTCCAGCCGCGACGTGGTGGGCAACGTGATGGACGGCTACCTGTCCATGGTGGCCAACCGCACCAACGACATCAGCAAGCAGCTCACCATCTTCGCCACCCTCTTCCTGCCCCTGTCCTTCATCGTGGGGTTCTTCGGGCAGAACTTCGAACAGTTGACGCACCCGGGTTGGTACGCCGCCATGTGGGTGACGATGGTGGGCTTCCCGGTGGGGCTGGTGGGCTGGTTCAAGTACAAGAAGTGGATCTGA
- a CDS encoding 1-acyl-sn-glycerol-3-phosphate acyltransferase, producing the protein MDTALAQTATQGEALKEEFGPMSRVLGARYFDGVHFPPEAENELRALSARGFVVHVMRTTAWINFLYIAWAMVRRAMPPIRAVVNLRPWFTRPWRQTAQDGAVEERFRYAREQGGSGLVFLRRTALLHASGKETREDPFPELVRLARGSERPVFLVPELFVWEKRAAKLKPGWRDVVFGSPEAPGFVHSMVAFFRNYKRAQFRVGEPIDLRRFIEENPGVSDEVLARKVRSTLHVYLARETRAVFGPPQKPTDRLIEETLRDRQLRKVLDEHAAATGRKPASVQREAKRNLEAIASRPNPSVLALIAPMLEWVFNRIYDGIGVDEAGLHRALKAAGKAPVVLCPSHKSHVDYLVMSWVLWNRGYTAPLVAAGANLSFWPLGPLFRRCGAFFLRRSFKGDKVYAASFKAYIKKLVHDGIHQEFFPEGGRSRTGKLLTPKLGMLTWQVEAVLDGARNDLYFVPVSIDYEKVVESGSYSKELAGGEKKPEDLKALLSAPKVLAARYGRIHLTFDEPLSLVEFMKARGLSPQEPVTDEQKKGLVRALGNRVMYGISKVSTVTPHALVSASLLAHRRRGLTQRELTDRISLLRRIASEDGARLSKELANAPSNPETLGPIQDAMREFISDEMVRTKEARGEVSYQVEDARRPEMSFYKNTLMNLVAARSLVANALLAGTPAPYDTVKARALFLSRLFKVEFIYRVGASFDTIFAECVEQLVRMGLVIHEGDTLTRAPEAHAQPDLEFLADLLRDFLEAYLLTAMTLPDVAAGVATDRKTFVKLALETGRLEYNAGRITAAESLAKTTLENAVEYLLDQRILVEEDKKLRLGDPAAAAELPRKNPLAEQIRGYLHRA; encoded by the coding sequence ATGGACACCGCGCTGGCGCAGACCGCGACGCAAGGAGAAGCCTTGAAGGAGGAATTCGGTCCCATGTCCCGGGTGCTCGGGGCGCGGTACTTCGACGGGGTGCACTTCCCCCCCGAGGCCGAGAACGAGCTGCGCGCGCTCAGCGCCCGGGGTTTCGTGGTGCACGTCATGCGCACCACCGCGTGGATCAACTTCCTCTACATCGCGTGGGCCATGGTCCGCCGGGCCATGCCGCCCATCCGCGCGGTGGTGAACCTACGTCCGTGGTTCACCCGGCCCTGGCGCCAGACGGCGCAGGACGGCGCGGTGGAGGAGCGCTTCCGCTACGCCCGCGAGCAGGGCGGCAGCGGCCTGGTGTTCCTGCGCCGCACGGCGCTCCTGCACGCCTCCGGCAAGGAGACGCGCGAGGACCCCTTCCCCGAGCTGGTCCGGCTGGCGCGCGGCTCCGAGCGGCCGGTGTTCCTGGTGCCGGAGCTGTTCGTCTGGGAGAAGCGCGCCGCGAAGCTCAAGCCGGGCTGGCGCGACGTGGTGTTCGGAAGCCCCGAGGCGCCGGGCTTCGTGCACTCCATGGTGGCCTTCTTCCGCAACTACAAGCGCGCGCAGTTCCGCGTGGGAGAGCCCATCGACCTGCGCCGCTTCATCGAGGAGAACCCGGGCGTCAGCGACGAGGTGCTGGCGCGCAAGGTGCGCAGCACGCTGCACGTGTACCTGGCGCGTGAGACGCGCGCGGTGTTCGGCCCGCCGCAGAAGCCGACGGACCGGCTCATCGAGGAGACGCTGCGCGACCGGCAGCTGCGCAAGGTGCTGGACGAGCACGCCGCCGCCACGGGCCGCAAGCCCGCGAGCGTGCAGCGCGAGGCGAAGCGCAACCTGGAGGCCATCGCGTCCAGGCCCAACCCGTCCGTGCTGGCGCTCATCGCGCCGATGCTGGAGTGGGTGTTCAACCGCATCTACGACGGCATCGGCGTGGACGAGGCGGGGCTGCACCGCGCGCTCAAGGCCGCGGGCAAGGCGCCGGTGGTGCTCTGCCCCAGCCACAAGAGCCACGTGGACTACCTGGTGATGAGCTGGGTGCTGTGGAACCGGGGCTACACCGCGCCGCTGGTCGCTGCGGGCGCGAACCTGTCCTTCTGGCCGCTGGGCCCGCTGTTCCGCCGCTGCGGCGCGTTCTTCCTGCGCCGGTCGTTCAAGGGCGACAAGGTCTACGCCGCGTCCTTCAAGGCGTACATCAAGAAGCTGGTGCACGACGGCATCCACCAGGAGTTCTTCCCCGAGGGCGGCCGCTCGCGCACGGGCAAGCTGCTCACGCCCAAGCTGGGCATGCTCACGTGGCAGGTGGAGGCGGTGCTGGACGGCGCGCGCAATGACCTCTACTTCGTGCCCGTCTCCATCGACTACGAGAAGGTCGTGGAGTCCGGCAGCTACTCCAAGGAGCTGGCCGGCGGGGAGAAGAAGCCGGAGGACCTGAAGGCGCTCTTGAGCGCGCCCAAGGTGCTGGCGGCGCGCTACGGCCGCATCCACCTCACCTTCGACGAGCCGCTGTCGCTGGTGGAGTTCATGAAGGCGCGTGGCCTGTCGCCGCAGGAGCCGGTGACGGACGAGCAGAAGAAGGGCCTGGTGCGCGCGCTGGGCAACCGCGTGATGTACGGCATCAGCAAGGTGTCCACCGTCACGCCGCACGCGCTGGTGAGCGCGTCGCTGCTGGCCCACCGCCGCCGCGGCCTCACCCAGCGCGAACTCACGGACCGGATCAGCCTGCTGCGCCGCATCGCCTCCGAGGACGGCGCGCGGCTGTCCAAGGAGCTGGCCAACGCGCCGAGCAACCCGGAGACGCTGGGCCCCATCCAGGACGCGATGCGCGAGTTCATCTCCGACGAGATGGTGCGCACCAAGGAGGCGCGCGGCGAGGTCAGCTACCAGGTGGAGGATGCGCGCCGCCCGGAGATGTCCTTCTACAAGAACACGCTGATGAACCTGGTGGCCGCGCGCAGCCTGGTGGCCAACGCGCTGCTCGCGGGCACGCCCGCGCCGTACGACACCGTGAAGGCCCGCGCGCTGTTCCTGTCGCGCCTCTTCAAGGTGGAGTTCATCTACCGGGTGGGCGCGTCGTTCGACACCATCTTCGCCGAGTGCGTCGAGCAGCTCGTGCGCATGGGCCTGGTCATCCACGAGGGCGACACGCTCACGCGCGCGCCGGAGGCCCACGCGCAGCCGGACCTGGAGTTCCTCGCGGACCTGCTGCGCGACTTCCTGGAGGCCTACCTGCTGACCGCCATGACGTTGCCGGACGTGGCCGCGGGCGTGGCCACCGACCGCAAGACGTTCGTCAAGCTGGCGCTGGAGACGGGGCGCCTCGAGTACAACGCCGGCCGCATCACCGCCGCCGAGTCGCTGGCGAAGACGACGCTGGAGAACGCGGTGGAGTACCTGTTGGATCAGCGCATCCTCGTGGAAGAGGACAAGAAGCTGCGGCTGGGCGACCCGGCCGCGGCGGCGGAGCTGCCCCGGAAGAACCCGCTCGCGGAGCAGATCCGCGGCTATCTCCACCGGGCCTGA
- a CDS encoding class I SAM-dependent methyltransferase, with translation MNVVKLELARGLGRHLRAGHPWVFRKALEHMPRIPAGSVVDLTENGKFVARGYYDPHSAIAVRVLTRDSRETVDSRFITQRVQRALAARTALIDLKDTDSYRLIHGEGDGLPGVVVDLYAGWAVMKLYSAGLTPYRPLIVEALKAGVPGLKGILGRDEVGRDDVEEDDGRGSGKMLWGEEAPELIPIRERGAIFLVDAWKGQKTGFFLDQRENRHLIRRLGQGRDVLNCFSFSGGFSVNAALGGANSVFSVDQDPEAIALARENFTRNGLPAAKHDFLAADVFALIQSFKEEGRTFDLIILDPPAFAKSQRAVEAAVDGYASLNRQALALLRPGGLLATASCSARVTGDMFMGAVREAGFKAGVDLALVEERYQPPDHPVRLQFPEGKYLKFYVMQSV, from the coding sequence GTGAATGTCGTGAAGCTGGAGCTGGCCCGGGGCCTGGGGCGTCACCTGCGCGCGGGGCACCCGTGGGTGTTCCGCAAGGCCCTGGAGCACATGCCGCGCATCCCCGCCGGCAGCGTGGTGGACCTGACGGAGAACGGGAAGTTCGTCGCGCGCGGGTACTATGACCCGCACTCGGCCATCGCTGTCCGCGTGCTCACGCGCGACTCGCGCGAGACGGTGGACTCGCGCTTCATCACCCAGCGCGTGCAGCGCGCCCTGGCCGCGCGCACGGCGCTCATCGACCTGAAGGACACGGACAGCTACCGCCTCATCCACGGCGAGGGCGACGGCCTGCCCGGCGTCGTGGTGGACCTGTACGCGGGCTGGGCGGTGATGAAGCTGTACTCCGCGGGCCTCACCCCCTACCGCCCCCTCATCGTGGAGGCGCTGAAGGCGGGCGTCCCGGGCCTCAAGGGCATCCTCGGCCGTGACGAGGTGGGGCGCGACGACGTGGAGGAGGACGACGGGCGCGGCAGCGGGAAGATGCTGTGGGGCGAGGAGGCCCCGGAGCTCATCCCCATCCGCGAGCGCGGCGCCATCTTCCTGGTGGACGCGTGGAAGGGGCAGAAGACGGGGTTCTTCCTGGATCAGCGGGAGAACCGCCACCTCATCCGCCGGCTGGGGCAGGGGAGGGACGTGCTCAACTGCTTCAGCTTCAGCGGCGGCTTCTCCGTGAACGCGGCGCTGGGCGGCGCCAACAGCGTCTTCTCCGTGGATCAGGATCCGGAGGCCATCGCCCTGGCGCGGGAGAACTTCACCCGCAACGGGCTGCCGGCGGCGAAGCACGACTTCCTGGCGGCGGACGTGTTCGCGCTCATCCAGTCGTTCAAGGAGGAGGGGCGCACGTTCGACCTCATCATCCTGGACCCGCCCGCCTTCGCGAAGAGCCAGCGCGCGGTGGAGGCGGCCGTGGACGGTTATGCGTCGCTCAACCGGCAGGCCCTGGCGCTCTTGCGTCCCGGCGGCCTGCTGGCCACCGCGTCGTGCTCCGCGCGCGTGACGGGGGACATGTTCATGGGCGCCGTGCGCGAGGCAGGCTTCAAGGCCGGCGTGGACCTGGCGCTGGTGGAGGAGCGCTACCAGCCGCCGGACCACCCCGTGCGCCTGCAGTTCCCGGAAGGGAAGTACCTCAAGTTCTACGTGATGCAGTCCGTGTAG
- a CDS encoding aminotransferase-like domain-containing protein: MLTPDHLHASLADPLLDVMNFLNEIAIRFPAAISFAPGRPNEKFYDSRQIATYLDAYQRYLREERGLSEAKVTSLLFQYGRTNGHIGELLARMLEKDEGILVAPESIVVTVGCQEGMFLSLRALFSRPEDVLLVGMPCYIGITGAARLLDITVAPVPEREDGLDLDALEAKVQALRAEGKRPRALYLVADFANPSGRSLPEASRQRLLDLAAREQFLILEDNPYGFFSREGSRKPTLKSMDERQQVIYLGSFSKSAFPGLRLGYAVVDQRVTGKDGKTHLLADEFSKIKSLLTVNTSSLCQAIVGGMLVLNGGGLLEANQEAIRFYKDNMDATLQALERYFPRSEAWARDVTWNVPDGGFFLVMKLPIEVDEALLEESARDFQVLWTPMRYFYLGEGGEHELRLSCSYLTPEQIDVGISRLARHLQKAVTERRSARRALAG; the protein is encoded by the coding sequence ATGCTCACCCCCGACCATCTCCACGCTTCGCTGGCCGATCCGCTCCTGGACGTGATGAACTTCCTGAACGAGATCGCGATCCGCTTCCCGGCGGCGATCTCCTTCGCGCCCGGCAGGCCGAACGAGAAGTTCTACGACTCCCGGCAGATCGCCACGTACCTGGACGCCTACCAGCGCTACCTGCGCGAGGAGCGGGGCCTCAGCGAGGCGAAGGTCACCAGCCTCCTGTTCCAGTACGGCCGGACCAACGGCCATATCGGAGAGCTGCTCGCGCGGATGCTGGAGAAGGACGAGGGCATCCTCGTGGCGCCGGAGTCCATCGTCGTCACCGTCGGTTGCCAGGAGGGCATGTTCCTCTCCCTGCGCGCGCTGTTCTCCCGGCCGGAGGACGTGCTGCTGGTGGGCATGCCCTGCTACATCGGCATCACCGGCGCGGCGCGGCTGCTGGACATCACGGTCGCCCCGGTGCCTGAGCGCGAGGACGGGCTGGACCTGGACGCGCTCGAGGCGAAGGTCCAGGCGCTGCGCGCGGAGGGCAAGCGGCCCCGCGCGCTCTACCTCGTGGCGGACTTCGCCAACCCGTCCGGCCGCAGCCTCCCGGAGGCGTCACGTCAGCGCCTGCTGGACCTCGCCGCGCGCGAGCAGTTCCTCATCCTGGAGGACAACCCCTACGGCTTCTTCTCGCGCGAGGGCTCGCGCAAGCCCACCCTCAAGTCGATGGATGAGCGCCAGCAGGTCATCTACCTGGGCTCGTTCTCCAAGTCCGCGTTCCCCGGCCTGCGCCTGGGCTACGCGGTGGTGGATCAACGCGTCACGGGCAAGGACGGCAAGACGCACCTGCTCGCGGACGAGTTCTCCAAGATCAAGAGCCTGCTGACCGTGAACACGTCGTCGCTGTGCCAGGCCATCGTGGGCGGCATGCTGGTGCTGAACGGCGGCGGGCTCCTGGAGGCGAACCAGGAGGCCATCCGGTTCTACAAGGACAACATGGACGCGACGCTCCAGGCGCTGGAGCGTTACTTCCCCCGGAGCGAGGCCTGGGCGCGCGACGTGACGTGGAACGTGCCGGACGGGGGCTTCTTCCTCGTCATGAAGCTCCCCATCGAAGTGGACGAGGCGCTGCTGGAGGAGTCCGCGCGCGACTTCCAGGTGCTCTGGACGCCCATGCGCTACTTCTACCTGGGCGAAGGCGGCGAGCACGAGCTGCGGCTGTCGTGCAGCTACCTCACGCCGGAGCAGATCGACGTGGGCATCTCCCGCCTGGCCCGCCACCTCCAGAAGGCCGTGACGGAGCGGCGGTCCGCGCGCCGGGCCCTCGCGGGGTGA
- a CDS encoding S8 family serine peptidase: MRMRRWNVVLAALALSASACASASREPEAPAGQDLAAAEAEVAQAVAQGSDDVVSGAIVVDFKDGTTKEQFDAWEQAWGVDLEFNSLEGPETGVTLAVGVDDVEDVLQRIRQNPAVESAEPLMQVRTSYTPNDPQYEAQWNLRMIDMPKAWDGNRGKGVVVAVIDTGIAYEDHDDFKQVPDLKGVSFVKGYDFVNDDEHANDDHGHGTHVAGTIAQATNNGEGVAGVAFDATLMPLKVLNHFGSGTSADIADAIRFAADHDAKVINMSLGGGLYSQVMASAVDYARKKGVTVVAAAGNTGRGRVEFPAAYPGAVAVSAVGPSGTRAPYSSYGKELDIAAPGGDKRQGDSGGILQNTIDPRDPSRSVYAWYQGTSMAAPHVAAVAAMLYGAGATTPDEVEQALYAGAKVAENQAWSEEYGHGVLNASASLQAFNKGASPHWQPLAWAAALLALVLLTLRGRERPGYLNVFFRPAFLVPLVLSTVGFFFLRTWFAGAAGAAQDVVSVASLPIPDWQRIIFGRGTVNPLFYSALIPLGLSLLAIPWRGFRPAVGGLALGFAGFLAYAAWAGAPALAWMPFTFLAKPWLGFNTVVCLVIARAMLKREDA; encoded by the coding sequence ATGCGGATGAGGCGATGGAACGTGGTTCTCGCGGCGCTGGCCCTGTCGGCCTCGGCGTGTGCTTCCGCGTCGCGGGAGCCGGAGGCCCCGGCCGGGCAGGACCTGGCGGCCGCGGAGGCGGAGGTGGCCCAGGCGGTGGCGCAGGGCTCGGATGACGTGGTGTCCGGCGCCATCGTGGTGGACTTCAAGGACGGCACCACGAAGGAACAGTTCGACGCCTGGGAGCAGGCGTGGGGCGTGGACCTGGAGTTCAACTCCCTGGAAGGCCCCGAGACGGGCGTCACGCTGGCGGTGGGCGTGGACGACGTGGAGGACGTGCTCCAGCGCATCCGCCAGAACCCGGCGGTGGAGTCCGCCGAGCCGCTGATGCAGGTGCGCACCAGCTACACGCCGAACGACCCCCAGTACGAAGCCCAGTGGAACCTCCGGATGATCGACATGCCGAAGGCCTGGGACGGCAACCGGGGCAAGGGCGTGGTGGTGGCGGTCATCGACACGGGCATCGCCTACGAGGACCACGACGATTTCAAGCAGGTGCCGGACCTGAAGGGCGTGTCGTTCGTGAAGGGCTATGACTTCGTCAACGACGACGAGCACGCCAACGACGACCACGGCCACGGCACGCACGTGGCGGGCACCATCGCGCAGGCCACCAACAACGGCGAGGGCGTGGCGGGCGTGGCGTTCGACGCGACGCTGATGCCGCTCAAGGTGCTGAACCACTTCGGCAGCGGCACCTCCGCGGACATCGCGGACGCCATCCGCTTCGCGGCGGACCACGACGCGAAGGTCATCAACATGTCGCTGGGCGGGGGCCTGTACTCGCAGGTCATGGCCAGCGCGGTGGACTACGCGCGCAAGAAGGGCGTCACCGTGGTGGCCGCGGCGGGCAACACCGGGCGCGGCCGGGTGGAGTTCCCCGCGGCGTACCCGGGCGCGGTGGCGGTGAGCGCGGTGGGCCCGTCCGGCACGCGCGCGCCGTACTCGTCCTACGGCAAGGAGCTGGACATCGCGGCGCCCGGTGGCGACAAGCGCCAGGGCGACTCCGGCGGCATCCTGCAGAACACCATCGACCCGCGCGACCCGTCGCGCTCCGTCTACGCCTGGTACCAGGGCACCAGCATGGCCGCCCCGCACGTGGCCGCCGTCGCCGCCATGCTCTACGGCGCGGGCGCCACCACGCCGGACGAGGTGGAGCAGGCGCTCTACGCCGGCGCGAAGGTGGCGGAGAACCAGGCCTGGTCGGAGGAGTACGGCCACGGCGTCCTCAACGCCAGCGCGTCGCTGCAGGCCTTCAACAAGGGCGCCTCTCCCCACTGGCAGCCGCTGGCCTGGGCCGCGGCGCTGCTCGCGCTGGTGCTGCTCACGCTGCGCGGCCGCGAGCGTCCGGGCTACCTCAACGTGTTCTTCCGTCCGGCGTTCCTCGTGCCGCTGGTCCTCTCCACGGTGGGCTTCTTCTTCCTGCGCACCTGGTTCGCGGGCGCGGCGGGCGCGGCACAGGATGTGGTGAGCGTGGCGTCGCTGCCCATCCCGGACTGGCAGCGCATCATCTTCGGCCGCGGCACGGTGAACCCGCTGTTCTACAGCGCGCTCATCCCGCTGGGGCTGTCGCTGCTGGCCATCCCGTGGCGGGGCTTCCGGCCGGCGGTGGGCGGCCTGGCGTTGGGCTTCGCGGGCTTCCTGGCCTACGCGGCGTGGGCGGGCGCTCCGGCGCTGGCGTGGATGCCCTTCACCTTCCTGGCGAAGCCGTGGCTGGGCTTCAACACGGTGGTGTGCCTCGTCATCGCTCGCGCGATGCTCAAGCGGGAGGACGCGTGA
- a CDS encoding alpha/beta hydrolase, with the protein MVQKGQFLERSTLIPVGSDGAVMEGTVHRGQRSPPLLILPPRPEEGGGMDHVVAAELAFAVARAGFPTLRFNHRGVGASQGVRGTGGALVEDAEAAMRVALENAGTSALAVASLHGGARVALALQERHPAVGGLCLVAPDVDPLSLVRLSCPLLVIVGAEDTRVPRAALAAAVAEAGGDLEVIDDAGATFHRNLPQVGRAAAAWLQRLAGG; encoded by the coding sequence ATGGTCCAGAAAGGTCAGTTCCTGGAGCGCTCCACGCTCATCCCGGTGGGTTCGGACGGAGCGGTGATGGAGGGCACGGTGCACCGGGGGCAGAGGTCGCCGCCGCTGCTCATCCTCCCGCCCCGGCCGGAGGAGGGGGGCGGGATGGATCACGTCGTGGCGGCGGAGCTGGCCTTCGCGGTGGCGCGGGCGGGCTTTCCCACCCTGCGCTTCAACCACCGGGGCGTGGGGGCCAGCCAGGGCGTCCGGGGCACCGGCGGGGCGCTGGTGGAGGACGCGGAGGCCGCGATGCGGGTGGCGCTGGAGAACGCGGGCACGTCCGCGCTCGCGGTGGCGTCGCTGCACGGTGGGGCCCGGGTGGCGCTGGCGCTCCAGGAGCGGCACCCGGCGGTGGGCGGACTGTGTCTGGTGGCGCCGGATGTGGATCCGCTGTCGCTCGTGCGACTGTCATGTCCGCTGCTGGTGATTGTGGGGGCGGAGGACACCCGGGTGCCCCGGGCGGCGCTGGCCGCCGCTGTCGCCGAGGCCGGGGGGGATTTAGAGGTCATCGACGATGCCGGGGCGACCTTCCATCGCAACCTTCCCCAGGTGGGCCGGGCGGCGGCGGCGTGGCTCCAGCGGCTGGCGGGCGGGTAG
- a CDS encoding DUF5818 domain-containing protein, giving the protein MKLSGTVQYQDLEGGVWVLKADDGRTYQLAGGDRKIKKDGQRISAEGDIQRDTLTAAMVGPVFHVTSYKAD; this is encoded by the coding sequence GTGAAGCTCTCCGGCACGGTGCAGTACCAGGACCTGGAGGGCGGCGTGTGGGTCCTCAAGGCCGACGACGGCCGGACGTACCAGCTGGCGGGCGGCGACCGGAAGATCAAGAAGGACGGTCAGCGCATCTCCGCCGAGGGCGACATCCAGCGCGACACCCTCACCGCCGCCATGGTGGGGCCGGTGTTCCACGTCACCTCGTACAAGGCGGACTGA